From the genome of Notolabrus celidotus isolate fNotCel1 chromosome 5, fNotCel1.pri, whole genome shotgun sequence, one region includes:
- the chm gene encoding rab proteins geranylgeranyltransferase component A 1: MAAEDLPSEFDVVILGTGLAESVVAAAFSRVGQRVLHVDRRSYYASNWASFTFNGLLTWIQQHHEESQPEEAQDWSSLVEEGEELIQLSNSDSASISNVQVFCYTSEEDEVEEAPNTTEEETGADEDTVKEPSEAETADPKEEETEEKGGTAVEEEEQSSDVKGEEPDADQPAPSAAQSQSEPTKKTISYAQLVKEGRRFNIDLVSKLMYSRGSLVDLLIKSNVSRYAEFKNVTRILTYRNEQVDQVPCSRADVFASRQLSVVEKRKLMRFLTSCVEETEEQQAYNGRPYLEFLRDQQLGDNLQHFLLHSIAMVTEDTPTEEGLTSTRHFLRCLGRYGNTPFLFPVYGLGEIPQCFCRMCAVFGGIYCLRHSVTCLLIDKEANRCKAVIDSRGQRISCSHFVMEDSYVGADRKKVATPTRFLSRAVLITDSSILPSDSDQQVSMVTVPPIAAGCPAVKMVELCSSTMTCMPGTYLVHLTCQSVSSAYEDLSPVVTRMFRTPESADQESCPSVLWCLYFNMADGSGLEVEGYNLPPNVYVCSGPDAALGHDHAVKQAESIFQKILPEEDFCPPAPNPEDIIYDGDATSPSTGEEREGEEEKQEEVMEEKKQEEVMEEKKQEEVTEKEEEEKQEEEEKQEEGQSLPLEE, encoded by the exons GTCTGGCTGAGTCGGTGGTAGCAGCTGCCTTTTCCAGAGTTGGACAGAGAGTTCTTCATGTGGACAG GAGGAGTTATTATGCATCTAACTGGGCCAGCTTCACCTTTAATGGTCTGCTTACCTGGATACAACAGCACCAT gaGGAGTCTCagccagaggaggctcaggatTGGTCGAGCCttgtggaggagggggaggagctaATCCAGCTGTCAAACTCAGACTCCGCCTCCATCAGTAACGTGCAGGTGTTCTGTTACACCAG TGAGGAAGATGAGGTGGAGGAGGCTccaaacaccacagaagaagaaacaggagCTGATGAAGACACAGTCAAAGAACCCTCAGAGGCTGAGACTGCAG atccaaaagaagaagaaacagaggagaagggaggtacagctgtagaagaagaagaacag TCTTCCGACGTCAAGGGGGAGGAGCCAGATGCAGATCAGCCTGCCCCCTCTGCAGCCCAGAGCCAATCAGAACCAACGAAGAAGACAATCAGCTACGCTCAGCTGGTGAAGGAGGGACGCAGGTTCAACATCGACCTGGTCTCCAAG ctcatGTATTCTCGCGGCTCATTGGTGGACTTGCTCATCAAATCAAACGTCAGTCGATACGCAGAGTTTAAGAACGTCACCAGGATACTCACCTACCGCAACGAACAGGTGGACCAG GTGCCGTGTAGCAGGGCTGATGTGTTTGCGAGTCGTCAGCTGTCTGTGGTAGAAAAGAGGAAGTTGATGCGTTTCCTAACTTCCTGTGTAGAGGAGACGGAGGAGCAGCAAG CCTACAACGGTCGGCCATATTTGGAGTTCCTGCGTGACCAGCAGCTTGGTGACAACCTGCAGCACTTCCTGCTTCACTCCATCGCCATGGTAACAGAGGACACGCCCACAGAGGAAGGCCTCACCTCCACACGTCACTTTTTGCGCTGCCTCGGTCGCTATGGCAACACACCCTTCCTGTTTCCCGTTTACGGCTTAGGAGAGATACCTCAGTGTTTCTGTAG gatgtgtgctgtgtttggaggGATCTACTGTCTGAGACACTCTGTCACCTGTCTGCTGATTGACAAGGAAGCCAACAG GTGTAAGGCCGTGATTGACAGCAGAGGACAGCGAATCAGCTGCAGCCATTTTGTGATGGAGGACAGCTATGTGGGGGCGGATCGCAAGAAGGTGGCCACACCCACCAG attTCTCTCCAGAGCTGTGTTAATCACTGACAGCTCCATTCTGCCCAGCGACTCAGACCAACAG GTCTCCATGGTAACGGTTCCTCCAATAGCTGCAGGGTGTCCCGCGGTGAAGATGGTGGAGCTGTGCTCTTCCACCATGACCTGCATGCCAGGAACAT ACCTGGTCCACCTCACCTGCCAGTCTGTTAGCTCTGCCTATGAGGACCTGTCACCTGTGGTCACCAGAATGTTCCGCACCCCAGAGTCAGCTGACCAAG agagctgTCCGTCCGTCCTCTGGTGTCTCTACTTCAACATGGCCGACGGTTCGGGGCTGGAGGTCGAAGGTTACAACCTGCCGCCCAACGTGTACGTGTGCTCTGGACCGGATGCAGCTCTGGGACACGACCATGCCGTCAAGCAG GCCGAGTCGATCTTCCAGAAGATTCTCCCCGAGGAGGATTTCTGTCCTCCTGCTCCGAACCCTGAAGACATCATCTACGACGGAGACGCAACGTCCCCCTCcacaggggaggagagagagggagaggaggagaaacaggaggaggtgatggaggagaagaaacaggaggaggtgatggaggagaagaaacaggaggaagtgacggagaaggaggaagaggagaaacaggaggaagaggagaaacaggagGAGGGGCAGAGCCTTCCTCTAGAGGAGTGA
- the rps14 gene encoding 40S ribosomal protein S14, translated as MAPRKGKEKKEEQVISLGPQVAEGENVFGVCHIFASFNDTFVHVTDLSGKETICRVTGGMKVKADRDESSPYAAMLAAQDVAQRCKELGITALHIKLRATGGNRTKTPGPGAQSALRALARSGMKIGRIEDVTPIPSDSTRRKGGRRGRRL; from the exons ATGGCTCCTCGTAAAGGGaaggaaaagaaggaggagcaggtcaTCAGTCTGGGTCCTCAGGTGGCTGAAGGAGAAAACGTGTTTGGAGTTTGTCACATTTTCGCCTCCTTCAACGACACCTTCGTGCATGTCACCGACCTCTCCGGAAA GGAGACAATCTGCCGTGTGACCGGTGGGATGAAGGTGAAGGCCGACAGAGACGAGTCGTCTCCGTACGCCGCCATGTTAGCCGCCCAGGACGTCGCTCAGCGCTGCAAAGAGCTCGGCATCACAGCGCTGCACATCAAACTGAGGGCCACCGGGGGCAACAg GACAAAGACTCCCGGCCCTGGAGCTCAGTCTGCTCTCAGAGCGCTGGCTCGTTCCGGCATGAAGATCGGACGTATTG AGGACGTCACTCCGATCCCCTCAGACTCGACCAGGAGGAAGGGTGGTCGTCGCGGTCGCCGTCTGTAA